One Rhodococcus jostii RHA1 DNA segment encodes these proteins:
- a CDS encoding WhiB family transcriptional regulator: MNGRTHQERLQLPAKLLKLPPPIVESWEWQRHAACRSVDTSLFYYLDNERGDPRDWRLRHAKRVCRKCPVKEACLRHALEANETHGVWGGLSEEERRQLRRSSGQQVT; this comes from the coding sequence GTGAACGGTCGGACACATCAGGAAAGGTTGCAGTTGCCTGCAAAACTTCTAAAACTGCCTCCGCCGATCGTCGAATCGTGGGAATGGCAACGGCACGCCGCATGTCGCTCGGTCGACACCTCACTTTTCTACTACCTCGACAACGAGCGCGGTGATCCACGGGACTGGCGTCTACGTCACGCCAAACGCGTGTGTAGAAAGTGCCCGGTGAAGGAAGCTTGTTTGCGGCACGCTCTAGAGGCGAATGAGACCCATGGTGTGTGGGGCGGCTTGTCCGAAGAAGAACGCAGACAGCTCAGGCGTTCGTCCGGGCAACAGGTCACTTGA
- a CDS encoding AMP-binding protein: MTLSNFAVLTPTQYLDRAAVTVAHRNAIIDGDLTFTYREFAERSNRLTGVLAARGIGVGDRVAVLCTNSHIMLELHNAVPLRGAVLVPLNIRLSEPELDYILEHSGATLLVATHEFADIAGSLAARRNIPLLQADGSDSAYETELVSAEPARVESDDDRTLLAINYTSGTTGRPKGVMYHHRGAYLQALAMTYHMGLGPGSRYLWTLPMFHCNGWCFPWAVTAAGGTHVCLRAVDPSEIWRHIREGATHFSAAPTVLSMIAEHAAAADGPTANPVKVSTGGAPPSPTLLRRMVKLNMQITHLYGMTETFGPAIINLWQPEWDSLGDQAAAEKQARQGVPNVITGGARVVDSAGKDVEPDGQAIGELIIEGNNIMLGYYRDDAATAAANVDGWLRTGDLAVMHADGYVEIRDRLKDVIISGGENIASVEVERVLDSHPAVVESAVVGIPHDRWGEVPIAFVTVRPGTEVHEEELVEFARQHLARFKVPKKIIFANLPRTSTGKIQKNVLRNATVDVIGQ; encoded by the coding sequence ATGACTCTGAGCAATTTCGCGGTTCTGACACCGACCCAGTATCTGGATCGCGCAGCGGTTACCGTCGCGCACCGCAATGCCATCATCGATGGTGACCTGACCTTCACCTATCGGGAATTCGCCGAACGCTCGAACAGGCTCACGGGCGTGCTCGCGGCTCGGGGGATAGGCGTGGGCGACCGCGTGGCCGTGTTGTGCACGAACAGCCACATCATGCTCGAACTGCATAACGCGGTGCCCCTGCGAGGTGCGGTCCTGGTCCCACTCAACATTCGACTGTCCGAACCCGAACTCGACTACATTCTGGAGCATTCAGGTGCGACATTGCTGGTCGCCACTCATGAGTTCGCAGACATAGCCGGATCGCTTGCCGCAAGACGAAACATCCCGCTGCTGCAGGCGGACGGGAGTGACAGTGCCTACGAGACGGAACTCGTGTCCGCGGAGCCGGCCAGAGTCGAGTCCGACGACGATAGGACGCTTCTGGCGATCAACTACACGAGCGGCACCACCGGTCGCCCCAAAGGCGTGATGTACCACCATCGCGGCGCCTACTTGCAGGCACTCGCGATGACCTACCACATGGGTCTGGGACCCGGCTCACGCTACCTGTGGACCCTGCCGATGTTCCACTGCAACGGATGGTGCTTCCCCTGGGCCGTCACGGCTGCCGGTGGAACACACGTCTGTCTCCGGGCCGTCGACCCCAGCGAGATCTGGAGACACATCCGAGAAGGTGCCACCCACTTCAGTGCGGCTCCAACGGTCCTGTCGATGATCGCCGAACATGCGGCGGCGGCCGACGGTCCCACGGCGAATCCGGTCAAGGTGTCGACCGGTGGCGCACCACCGTCTCCGACACTCCTCCGGAGGATGGTGAAGCTGAATATGCAGATCACCCATCTGTACGGAATGACCGAGACGTTCGGGCCGGCGATCATCAACCTGTGGCAACCCGAGTGGGATTCACTCGGTGATCAGGCCGCAGCCGAGAAGCAGGCCCGCCAGGGTGTCCCCAACGTCATCACGGGCGGCGCCCGGGTGGTGGATTCAGCCGGGAAGGACGTCGAGCCCGACGGGCAAGCGATCGGCGAGCTCATCATCGAGGGCAACAACATCATGTTGGGCTACTACCGCGACGATGCCGCGACTGCCGCGGCCAACGTCGACGGATGGCTGCGCACCGGCGATCTGGCAGTCATGCATGCCGACGGCTACGTGGAGATCCGTGACCGTCTCAAGGACGTGATCATCTCCGGTGGAGAGAATATCGCCTCGGTGGAGGTCGAGCGTGTTCTCGACAGCCATCCAGCTGTCGTGGAAAGTGCGGTGGTGGGGATCCCCCACGACCGGTGGGGGGAGGTGCCAATTGCATTCGTCACGGTCCGCCCCGGAACGGAGGTCCACGAAGAGGAGTTGGTTGAGTTCGCACGTCAACACCTGGCACGCTTCAAGGTGCCTAAGAAGATCATCTTCGCAAACTTACCCCGGACGTCCACAGGCAAGATTCAAAAGAATGTCCTTCGGAATGCCACTGTGGACGTGATCGGGCAGTGA
- a CDS encoding YciI family protein — protein sequence MTQEGGTEGTFLVEYLYVPEIERRREEIRQDHRAYLDDSFETGTLRFAGAVRDPVDRGVLLVEADSRGKAMQWATADPVVRAGLVRAIHVHEIGVAYPRHF from the coding sequence ATGACACAGGAGGGTGGCACGGAAGGAACATTCCTCGTCGAATACCTCTATGTGCCCGAGATCGAGCGGCGTCGCGAGGAGATCCGACAGGACCACAGGGCCTATCTCGACGACAGCTTCGAGACGGGCACGCTCCGATTCGCGGGAGCAGTTCGGGATCCGGTGGACCGGGGCGTGCTCCTCGTCGAGGCCGACTCGCGGGGAAAGGCCATGCAATGGGCAACCGCAGATCCCGTGGTACGCGCCGGACTCGTGCGGGCGATACACGTCCATGAAATCGGAGTTGCATACCCCCGCCACTTCTGA